From the Polyangiaceae bacterium genome, one window contains:
- a CDS encoding DNA-3-methyladenine glycosylase I, translating to MATKSLHCLWAPESDALYRQYHDEEWGVPVHDDRALFEKLILDGFQAGLSWRTILYKREAFRRAFDGFAPEKIARYTPRKIDKLLSDESIIRSRTKIDAAIGNARAYLEVMESHPGGFSELLWSFVDGKPRVNRFASYKRVPPKTAESEALAKELKRRGFKFCGPVIVYAFMQAVGMVNDHELACPRWKAVQRKRRA from the coding sequence GTGGCAACGAAATCCCTGCACTGCCTCTGGGCTCCGGAAAGCGACGCTCTCTATCGTCAGTATCACGATGAGGAGTGGGGCGTCCCTGTCCACGATGACCGAGCCCTGTTCGAGAAGCTGATCTTGGACGGCTTTCAGGCCGGCCTTTCTTGGCGCACGATCTTGTACAAGCGCGAAGCTTTTCGTCGCGCCTTCGACGGCTTCGCGCCCGAGAAGATCGCGCGCTACACCCCGCGCAAGATCGACAAGTTGCTGAGCGACGAGAGCATCATCCGCTCACGAACGAAGATCGACGCGGCCATCGGCAACGCGCGAGCGTACCTGGAGGTGATGGAGTCTCATCCCGGTGGTTTCTCGGAGCTTTTGTGGAGCTTCGTCGACGGCAAGCCGAGGGTGAATCGTTTCGCCTCCTACAAACGAGTGCCGCCGAAGACGGCCGAGAGCGAAGCTCTGGCCAAGGAGTTGAAGCGCCGCGGCTTCAAGTTCTGCGGACCGGTGATCGTCTATGCCTTCATGCAGGCCGTGGGCATGGTCAACGACCACGAGCTCGCGTGCCCGCGCTGGAAGGCCGTGCAACGCAAGCGACGCGCGTAG
- a CDS encoding cytochrome c3 family protein, whose protein sequence is MARSVSTWFLCAASTAALLTAALLEPPSARAQTAAASAPSSASSASTAAPASSASRRSPTLSASTTSGPRPIRGLAPLPGNAKVPLADRPPGAFADDHGPSPVVFPPQKITIRFNHRKHVRELGVPCTACHDQARTSRSSKDRLLPSPERCDGCHGSDHRDLTSVASEADELASQCAFCHIGYKPGDGNRVARFELPTPNLRMNHAAHVARNIGCAQCHGNVENLELATRDQLPRMRGCFSCHQMVGPAQGQAHGECRTCHLTDPGGRMKTEFASGKMVPPRWLHDAGHSADWIERHKQVAGNDSKMCATCHTERSCTDCHDGRVRPRKVHPNDWISMHPMAARQNNPSCTSCHKQQSFCLSCHQRSGVTLSGPYENFAGRGRFHPPKRDWTDPPRSGRHHSWEAQRNLNACVSCHVERECATCHATARVGGRGAGSGFGGQGANPHPMNFRDRCRGALKRNARPCLVCHDPADPQLQECR, encoded by the coding sequence ATGGCGCGCTCGGTTTCGACGTGGTTCCTCTGCGCGGCGAGCACCGCCGCGCTGCTCACTGCGGCGCTGTTGGAGCCGCCGAGTGCGCGCGCGCAAACCGCGGCCGCATCCGCTCCGTCGTCCGCATCCTCTGCCTCCACGGCAGCGCCCGCATCTTCCGCATCGCGAAGGTCGCCAACTCTATCCGCGTCGACCACCTCCGGTCCGCGTCCGATCCGTGGACTCGCGCCGCTGCCCGGCAATGCCAAGGTGCCCTTGGCCGATCGCCCACCCGGTGCCTTTGCCGACGACCACGGTCCGAGTCCCGTCGTCTTTCCGCCGCAGAAGATCACCATCCGCTTCAATCATCGCAAACACGTTCGCGAGCTGGGCGTGCCCTGCACCGCCTGTCACGATCAGGCCAGAACCAGCCGAAGCAGCAAAGATCGGCTGCTGCCCTCACCCGAACGCTGCGACGGTTGCCACGGCAGCGACCACCGCGATCTGACTTCCGTAGCCTCCGAAGCCGACGAGCTGGCCAGCCAGTGTGCGTTCTGTCACATCGGCTACAAGCCCGGCGATGGCAACCGCGTCGCGCGCTTCGAGCTGCCCACCCCGAACTTGCGCATGAACCACGCGGCGCACGTCGCGCGCAACATCGGCTGTGCGCAGTGCCACGGCAACGTCGAGAATCTGGAGCTCGCCACGCGCGACCAACTCCCTCGCATGCGGGGTTGCTTCTCGTGTCATCAGATGGTCGGTCCAGCGCAGGGACAGGCGCACGGCGAGTGTCGCACCTGTCACCTCACGGACCCTGGTGGACGGATGAAGACCGAGTTCGCGTCGGGCAAGATGGTGCCGCCGCGCTGGCTTCACGACGCCGGGCACTCGGCGGACTGGATCGAGCGCCACAAGCAAGTTGCGGGCAACGACAGCAAGATGTGCGCGACCTGCCACACCGAGCGCTCATGCACGGATTGCCACGACGGCCGCGTTCGTCCGCGCAAGGTGCACCCCAACGACTGGATCAGCATGCACCCCATGGCCGCGCGGCAGAACAACCCCAGCTGCACGAGCTGCCACAAGCAGCAGTCGTTCTGCCTCAGCTGCCATCAGCGGAGCGGGGTCACCCTGTCCGGGCCGTACGAGAACTTCGCCGGGCGCGGTCGCTTCCATCCGCCGAAGCGGGACTGGACCGATCCGCCTCGCTCGGGCCGCCACCACTCTTGGGAAGCGCAGCGCAATCTGAATGCCTGCGTCAGTTGCCACGTGGAGCGCGAGTGCGCGACTTGCCACGCCACGGCGCGGGTCGGTGGCCGCGGTGCCGGGTCGGGCTTCGGTGGCCAAGGCGCGAACCCTCACCCCATGAACTTCCGTGACCGCTGCCGGGGCGCGCTCAAGCGCAACGCCCGCCCCTGCTTGGTCTGTCACGATCCAGCGGATCCCCAGCTCCAGGAGTGCCGCTGA
- a CDS encoding AAA family ATPase, which yields MQIEVALYQEQRGDVTQVTPLSFGLFEWRSVSRDAGKAREHALERLRRELPKLEPQVLQRLAEPLSRRLVRVHAEFKVRLEDDKRHVAGWFPLVVEVRNAGEGRELHLAYHPARPALWLELDPRQELEAQAEPLLRRALESQESVDAFRSDGREKLRTLRFNVEPKSLLSSLKSKDRNQVVADAGMSGRVDELLRVAVNKTARAAEGRLHLGVARERPRRRLQQLLCGRRPASVLVVGPAGAGKSTVIARAVQDMLEADEYETHRNLDRIRQVLSLRGQQMIAGMSYVGQWEARAVALLERAKKRRLVLSVDDIHAWGSIGKTTVSDRTLADFFRGPIARGEVTLIGECTAEQLRLLEQEAPGFASAFVKVQLPPTQPEETLGFMLHEARRLEQEFAVEIDPRCFGLLLDLAQAFVSGGSLPGKALEPLGQLCVQHAGRKSPIEPRDVLQAFSQQTGLPEVILTAAAPLDVTVLERQLSRQVLGQPEAIDAAKDLILAIRARLCEPGRPYSVFLFTGPTGTGKTELAKCVAEYLYGDGNRLLRFDMGEYSGPDAVARLIGDAYTPEGLLTRALRVQPFCLLLFDEVEKAHPSVLNLMLQLFDEGRLTDARGSVVDFTHSVIVMTSNLGARDRPGLGFLDDEAAVRAVNADVTRAVRDFFPPELFNRIDRVVAFEPLSRTAARDIVHKELSRMAARPGLSERNVFLRFTPAVVDAVVSQGYTPEFGARALLRHIDRAVADEVASALNAEVSAELRLLQLHCRGERVAVHAETLTEAAPHSRESATSSLLRATPTELLEQVPGVLAHLRQLDADGAFERLAQAVRRELAAFRAGEVDRADQLYSLDRLRAHVGALTRRLESRLDRDAGLQAQERKRKQSAGQQLTAADFSTLGAAFGRLRDPEREREAAALGMSMRELRQLFLDLAEASFLRRTLQRAEAPDNHVVVIEITRLAEHYERSRFGRSEAGLLEWLSVAYAGARRGFDHAAVMLPSGEVREAGGPAELAVALQDRPRQLCMRLWGPGLSDFLRGETGCHLRRTPQGTEILRVVARAGHADPAERLRAIARQRQDYVAALESRGELLENPDSLLPIVRAVRFQPERDRPTMARVEDYRLSHVVSRRVAQLDQALEEFWLLTAGLDTAGEGA from the coding sequence ATGCAGATTGAGGTCGCGCTGTACCAAGAGCAGCGGGGCGACGTCACTCAGGTCACGCCGCTGTCCTTTGGCCTGTTCGAGTGGCGCTCGGTGTCCCGGGATGCTGGCAAAGCTCGCGAGCACGCCTTGGAGCGCCTGCGCCGAGAGCTCCCCAAGCTCGAACCACAAGTGCTGCAACGGTTGGCCGAACCATTGTCTCGACGTTTGGTGCGCGTGCACGCCGAGTTCAAGGTCCGATTGGAAGACGACAAGCGGCACGTCGCAGGCTGGTTTCCCCTGGTGGTCGAGGTGCGCAATGCCGGCGAAGGTCGAGAGCTACACCTGGCCTACCACCCTGCGCGCCCAGCGCTGTGGCTGGAGCTGGATCCCCGTCAAGAGCTCGAGGCTCAAGCCGAGCCGCTGCTGCGGCGCGCCTTGGAAAGCCAGGAGAGCGTCGACGCGTTCCGCAGCGACGGTCGCGAAAAGCTCCGCACCTTGCGCTTCAACGTCGAACCCAAGAGCCTGCTGTCCAGTCTGAAGTCCAAAGACCGCAACCAGGTCGTCGCCGATGCCGGCATGTCCGGTCGCGTGGACGAGCTGCTGCGGGTGGCCGTGAACAAGACGGCGCGGGCTGCGGAGGGCCGACTGCACTTAGGCGTGGCCCGCGAGCGACCTCGACGCCGGTTGCAGCAATTGCTCTGCGGCCGCCGCCCGGCCTCGGTGCTGGTCGTCGGCCCCGCCGGCGCCGGCAAGAGCACCGTGATTGCGCGAGCCGTGCAAGACATGCTCGAAGCCGACGAGTACGAGACGCATCGCAACCTCGATCGCATTCGACAGGTCTTGTCTCTGCGCGGGCAGCAGATGATCGCCGGCATGTCCTACGTCGGACAGTGGGAAGCGCGGGCAGTGGCACTGCTGGAACGGGCCAAGAAGCGCAGGTTGGTGCTCTCCGTGGATGACATCCACGCCTGGGGCTCGATCGGCAAGACGACCGTGAGCGACCGTACCCTGGCAGACTTTTTCCGCGGCCCAATCGCGCGCGGCGAGGTGACCCTGATCGGCGAGTGCACTGCCGAACAACTGCGCTTGCTCGAACAAGAGGCCCCCGGCTTCGCCTCCGCCTTCGTCAAAGTGCAGCTTCCCCCCACGCAGCCCGAGGAGACCTTGGGATTCATGCTCCACGAAGCGCGGCGCCTGGAGCAGGAGTTCGCCGTCGAGATCGATCCCCGCTGCTTCGGGCTGCTCTTGGACCTGGCCCAAGCCTTCGTCAGCGGCGGCAGCCTTCCGGGCAAGGCGCTCGAACCCTTGGGCCAGCTGTGCGTGCAGCATGCCGGGCGCAAGTCGCCCATCGAGCCTCGAGACGTGTTGCAGGCGTTCTCGCAACAGACCGGTCTGCCGGAAGTGATTCTGACCGCTGCCGCCCCTCTCGACGTCACGGTGCTGGAGCGTCAGCTCTCACGCCAGGTGCTGGGGCAACCCGAAGCCATCGATGCCGCGAAGGACCTGATCCTCGCCATCCGCGCGCGGCTGTGTGAGCCCGGTCGTCCCTACTCCGTGTTCTTGTTCACCGGTCCCACGGGTACGGGCAAGACCGAACTGGCCAAGTGCGTGGCGGAGTACCTCTACGGCGACGGCAACCGCTTGCTGCGATTCGACATGGGCGAGTACTCGGGGCCGGACGCGGTGGCGCGCTTGATTGGCGACGCCTACACCCCCGAGGGCCTGCTGACCCGCGCACTTCGCGTGCAACCCTTTTGTCTGCTCTTGTTCGACGAGGTGGAGAAGGCGCATCCGTCGGTGCTCAACCTGATGCTGCAGCTCTTCGACGAGGGGCGCTTGACGGATGCGCGCGGGTCCGTCGTGGACTTCACGCACTCGGTGATCGTCATGACCAGTAACCTGGGTGCGCGGGACCGCCCGGGGTTGGGCTTTTTGGACGACGAGGCCGCGGTGCGCGCGGTGAACGCCGACGTCACTCGAGCGGTGCGGGACTTCTTTCCGCCGGAGCTGTTCAATCGCATCGACCGCGTGGTCGCTTTCGAGCCGCTGAGCCGGACTGCGGCCCGCGACATCGTCCACAAGGAACTGTCGCGCATGGCCGCACGGCCGGGGCTGAGCGAACGCAACGTGTTCCTACGCTTCACGCCCGCCGTAGTCGATGCCGTGGTGAGCCAAGGCTATACGCCGGAGTTCGGAGCCCGAGCACTGTTGCGCCACATCGATCGCGCAGTCGCCGACGAAGTGGCCAGTGCGCTGAACGCCGAGGTTTCTGCCGAACTTCGACTGCTGCAGCTGCACTGTCGAGGGGAGCGGGTGGCCGTCCACGCAGAGACGCTGACGGAAGCCGCGCCACATTCTCGAGAAAGCGCCACGTCGAGTCTCTTGCGTGCGACCCCGACCGAGCTATTGGAGCAAGTTCCCGGCGTGCTCGCCCATCTGCGCCAGCTGGATGCCGACGGCGCCTTCGAACGCTTGGCTCAGGCCGTTCGCAGGGAACTGGCGGCGTTTCGCGCAGGCGAGGTGGATCGCGCCGATCAGCTCTATTCCTTGGACCGCCTACGCGCCCACGTCGGGGCGCTCACGCGACGCTTGGAGTCGCGCCTGGACCGAGACGCCGGCCTGCAGGCTCAAGAACGCAAGCGCAAACAGAGTGCAGGGCAGCAGTTGACGGCGGCGGACTTCAGCACGCTTGGGGCCGCCTTTGGTCGCCTGCGAGACCCCGAGCGAGAGCGAGAGGCAGCCGCGCTCGGGATGTCGATGCGTGAGCTCCGTCAGCTGTTTTTGGATTTGGCGGAAGCGTCGTTTCTACGTCGTACGTTGCAGCGTGCGGAAGCCCCGGACAACCACGTCGTCGTCATCGAGATCACGCGGCTGGCAGAACACTACGAACGCAGCCGTTTCGGTCGGAGCGAGGCAGGGCTGCTGGAATGGCTCTCCGTGGCCTACGCCGGGGCGCGGCGCGGTTTCGATCATGCCGCGGTGATGTTGCCTTCGGGTGAGGTGCGCGAAGCAGGTGGCCCCGCCGAACTCGCGGTCGCGCTGCAAGACCGCCCTCGACAGTTGTGCATGCGCCTGTGGGGCCCGGGGCTCAGCGACTTCTTGCGGGGCGAGACGGGCTGCCACCTGCGCCGCACGCCCCAGGGTACGGAAATCCTTCGTGTGGTCGCGCGAGCCGGCCATGCCGATCCGGCTGAGCGCTTGCGCGCCATCGCCCGTCAGCGCCAAGACTACGTCGCCGCCCTCGAGTCTCGTGGCGAGCTCTTGGAAAACCCGGACTCGTTGCTCCCCATCGTCCGCGCGGTGCGCTTCCAACCGGAACGAGATCGCCCCACGATGGCGCGCGTCGAAGACTACCGCCTGTCCCATGTGGTGTCTCGGCGGGTCGCGCAACTGGATCAAGCGCTGGAGGAGTTCTGGCTTCTGACGGCGGGACTGGACACGGCCGGAGAGGGCGCATGA
- a CDS encoding AAA family ATPase, with the protein MSRPSLRVHLARHAEGLFTARLVARTATPESFVANGVDPEHALSLLEAELRQNDYDDLDRLAAFVWREEVRRAQVTVEVRPQTLVGKRPVIGKTRVPLDLTYWWAALEGDERTPSNSPAGFRVMLPRFDWWFVVEDLGMAAEVLRQAVSAELGGASGQSLFVFRSIPDERIVEWRPKWKESKQDVAASLRERFGTLQQVAEDWTRLARANKLGRHHPSAADEAMAPLLAAETKPSLLLVGPSGVGKTAWVRELARRMARGAEELDENSPRLWSTSVDRIMAGMQYLGMWEQRCLELTFELSDEGHFLYVDHLSGLARTQSGASSIADLLLPAIRDRSISLIAEATDEELSRLQVDMPALVAGFTLLRLTPPSTDAMLELLAAMDARGDTPRRMESDAGRRLIRHLDLFRRDYAFPGKLFQFLTWLEREAGSGSGSGPLSRVDVDAQFCRWSGLALELVSEDRRGDVQTLQGLLTEKVVGQDDACRASAEVLARFKAGVNHPDKPIGSLLFVGPTGVGKTELAKQLANVVFGSPDRMVRLDMSEYQFAGSVRRLLSDERESNSLAQRVARQPLCLLLLDEIEKAHPSVFDLLLGVLGEGRLTTEHGRRVDLRMTLVVMTSNLGSEISPLGFGSEAKPEGAALRAARDHFRPEFFNRLDRVVPFAALSAESLRRIVELELAAVSKREGLQRRAIVLDVSAEAKDLLAELGYSPQYGARPLRRVIEERVMAPIAAELSRRPSLRQLRASVTRNEDHLRVQLLDR; encoded by the coding sequence ATGAGCCGTCCTTCTCTTCGCGTGCACTTGGCTCGCCACGCCGAGGGGCTCTTTACCGCGCGGCTCGTCGCGCGCACGGCGACCCCCGAGTCCTTCGTCGCCAACGGCGTCGACCCCGAGCACGCGCTGTCGCTGCTGGAAGCCGAGCTGCGCCAGAACGACTACGACGACCTCGACAGGCTCGCGGCTTTTGTCTGGCGTGAGGAAGTTCGCCGGGCCCAAGTCACCGTCGAGGTTCGACCCCAGACCTTGGTCGGAAAACGCCCCGTGATCGGCAAGACGCGCGTGCCGCTGGATTTGACATACTGGTGGGCCGCCCTGGAAGGAGACGAACGGACCCCGTCCAACTCCCCCGCGGGATTTCGCGTGATGCTGCCGCGCTTCGATTGGTGGTTCGTGGTCGAAGACCTGGGCATGGCCGCCGAAGTGCTCCGTCAAGCCGTGAGCGCTGAGCTCGGCGGTGCCAGCGGACAGTCGTTGTTCGTGTTTCGCTCCATCCCCGACGAGCGCATCGTCGAATGGCGGCCCAAGTGGAAGGAGAGCAAGCAGGACGTCGCCGCATCCTTGCGTGAACGCTTCGGAACCTTGCAGCAAGTGGCCGAAGATTGGACGCGCCTGGCGCGCGCCAACAAGCTGGGTCGGCATCATCCCAGCGCAGCGGACGAAGCAATGGCGCCCCTGCTGGCTGCAGAGACCAAACCCTCGCTCCTGCTCGTGGGCCCCTCGGGAGTGGGCAAGACAGCGTGGGTGCGCGAGCTGGCCCGAAGAATGGCGCGCGGCGCCGAGGAACTCGACGAGAACTCGCCGCGACTGTGGTCCACCTCCGTCGACCGCATCATGGCCGGCATGCAGTACCTGGGCATGTGGGAGCAGCGCTGTCTGGAGCTGACCTTCGAGTTGTCGGACGAAGGGCACTTCTTGTACGTCGATCACCTGAGCGGGTTGGCGCGCACTCAAAGCGGTGCTTCCTCCATCGCCGATTTGCTCTTACCCGCGATTCGCGATCGCTCGATAAGTCTGATCGCCGAGGCGACCGACGAAGAGCTGTCACGGCTTCAGGTCGACATGCCGGCATTGGTAGCCGGTTTCACCTTGCTTCGCCTGACGCCGCCCAGCACCGACGCGATGCTGGAACTCTTGGCCGCCATGGACGCGCGAGGTGACACACCTCGGCGCATGGAATCCGACGCGGGGCGTCGCTTGATTCGTCACCTGGATCTGTTCCGGCGTGACTATGCCTTTCCGGGAAAGCTGTTCCAGTTCTTGACCTGGCTCGAGCGGGAGGCGGGCTCGGGCTCGGGCTCGGGCCCCCTGAGCCGAGTGGACGTCGATGCACAGTTCTGTCGCTGGTCGGGCCTGGCGCTGGAGCTCGTGAGTGAAGATCGTCGTGGCGACGTGCAGACGCTGCAAGGGCTGCTCACCGAGAAAGTGGTGGGCCAAGACGACGCATGTCGTGCGTCCGCGGAGGTGCTGGCTCGCTTCAAAGCCGGCGTGAATCACCCCGACAAACCCATCGGCTCGTTGTTGTTCGTGGGCCCCACCGGCGTCGGCAAGACGGAGTTGGCCAAGCAACTCGCGAACGTGGTCTTTGGCAGCCCCGATCGCATGGTGCGCCTGGACATGAGCGAGTACCAGTTTGCAGGCTCCGTGCGACGACTGCTGTCCGACGAGCGCGAGTCGAACAGCCTGGCCCAGCGCGTGGCGCGCCAGCCGCTCTGCTTGTTGCTCCTCGACGAGATCGAGAAGGCTCACCCGTCCGTTTTCGATCTCTTGCTGGGCGTGCTGGGAGAGGGCCGCTTGACCACCGAGCATGGCCGCCGCGTGGACCTGCGCATGACGCTGGTGGTGATGACCAGCAACCTCGGCTCCGAGATTTCGCCCTTGGGTTTCGGCAGTGAGGCCAAACCCGAAGGTGCCGCGCTACGCGCAGCGCGGGATCACTTTCGCCCCGAGTTCTTCAATCGCCTCGATCGCGTGGTGCCCTTCGCAGCTCTCTCTGCGGAGTCGCTGCGCCGCATCGTGGAGCTGGAGCTGGCTGCCGTGTCGAAACGGGAAGGCCTTCAACGCCGCGCCATCGTCCTGGACGTGTCTGCCGAAGCCAAGGACTTGCTGGCGGAGCTGGGCTACTCCCCACAGTATGGAGCCCGGCCACTGCGTCGCGTGATCGAAGAACGCGTGATGGCCCCCATCGCCGCCGAGCTTTCCCGCCGTCCCTCGCTGAGACAGCTGCGGGCAAGCGTCACCCGGAATGAGGACCATCTGCGCGTTCAGCTACTGGACCGCTAG